The Pseudomonadota bacterium region CCAGGCCGGGCTCGACCCCGGCCCGGAGCAACGCGGCCAGGTTGGGTAGCCTGCCCTCGATGTGCAGGTTGGAGCGGGGGCACAGGACCACAGGCGCACGCGCTTTGGCCACGCTGCCGAGCTCGGCAGCCGACGCATCGGTCAGGTGCACGGCCAGCACGCCAGGATTCAGCGCCCCGAGCTCCGTGGCATACTGCACCGGGCCCATGTGGGGTGGCAGCCAGTCCTGCTCCCGGCCTTGACGCCGCATGAGCTCTGAAAACGGTCCTCCGCCATCGGCGAGAAACGCACGCTCCGCCGGATGCTCCGCCAGGTGCAGGCTCGTGACCACGCCTCGCTCGCGCGCTTCAGCCACGATGGCCTCGACTGTCGAGGGGGGCACGCTGTAGAGCGCGTGCGGCGCAAGGCACCAGCTCAGGTTGGCGGGCCAGTCACGAATGTCCTGGAACTGGGTGCGGGCGCGCGCGAGGGCCGCCGAAGCCGCTGCGCTGCCGAGGCCGTAGATCTCGTGAAACACGCGTCCCAGCAGCGGTGCTTTCGCCAAGAAGGGAACTGCGGCCAGCGAGTTGGTGACCTCGCCGACCGCGACCGTGCCGTAGTCTGAGAGAGAGCGAACCTGCGCGCGAATGGCGTTGGATCGCTCGCGCTCCGAGACGGCTTGCCGTGCGGCAAGCAGCTCGCGCAGCCAGGGCACGAAGCCCCGGCCGCCGGTGACCCGTCCTTTCAGGGCGCTGAGCTCGAGGTGGACGTGGGCGTTGACAAGACCTGGTAGCAGCACCGCGGCATGCTGCTGCCACGCTGCCTTGCTGTACTGCCGCCGCAGCCGAGCTGCCGCGCCGACCCGCACGATGCGCTCGCCGGCGTCGAGCACCACGGCCCCAGCGGCGATCGGGCCCCGCCGGGCGTCACCCGTCAGCAGCCAGCTGCCCGCCAGTCCCCGCGTGGGCTCGGTCCCGCTCATGGATGGCGGGTACTCTAACGCAGTTCCGCTCGCCGATCGCCCAAGCCTGGCGGCATGACGGTCCGCGGGCGTAGCGCTAGCCCGTGAGGCCGGCTGCTGCTAAGGGCAGCTGCATGGCTCACTTCGAGATGCCTGTGACCGACTACATGACGCGGCCGGTCGAGACCATCTTCAGGGGCGAGAAACTCGAGGAGGCCGACCGCGCACTGCGACGCAGCAGTATTTCCGCGCTGGCCGTCACCGCGGGCGATGGCAGCTTGCTTGGCGCCGTGTCGATCGCTCGCGCAAGCAGGGAGCCCTTGCTAAGCGCTTGCTTGTTCCCATGAGCACACCGCTTTACCAAGTAGCCGTGCGTAGCATCGAGGGCCGCGTCACCACGCTTGAAGAGCATCGGGG contains the following coding sequences:
- a CDS encoding amidohydrolase family protein; this translates as MSGTEPTRGLAGSWLLTGDARRGPIAAGAVVLDAGERIVRVGAAARLRRQYSKAAWQQHAAVLLPGLVNAHVHLELSALKGRVTGGRGFVPWLRELLAARQAVSERERSNAIRAQVRSLSDYGTVAVGEVTNSLAAVPFLAKAPLLGRVFHEIYGLGSAAASAALARARTQFQDIRDWPANLSWCLAPHALYSVPPSTVEAIVAEARERGVVTSLHLAEHPAERAFLADGGGPFSELMRRQGREQDWLPPHMGPVQYATELGALNPGVLAVHLTDASAAELGSVAKARAPVVLCPRSNLHIEGRLPNLAALLRAGVEPGLGSDSLASNTNLDVLAEAATLQGRFPRLSARTCIAMATSFGAQALGLGTSLGRLARGMRPGVLAIAHGPTPPDDPERFVLTELERPRKLLARPPRRIAAATAATSKTTTRRRA
- a CDS encoding CBS domain-containing protein; its protein translation is MAHFEMPVTDYMTRPVETIFRGEKLEEADRALRRSSISALAVTAGDGSLLGAVSIARASREPLLSACLFP